The following proteins come from a genomic window of Macadamia integrifolia cultivar HAES 741 chromosome 14, SCU_Mint_v3, whole genome shotgun sequence:
- the LOC122061903 gene encoding pentatricopeptide repeat-containing protein At5g62370-like isoform X2: MFRSGDHPVFWCYNLLIDGLCFEGNLDEALQVFYLMLQSGTRPTAHLYKSLLYAFCKSGQVEEAEFLCREMRLQGLHPDRVYTSLIYDCCEEGNIEMAKGLFRRMQDTGCEPDVYAYNTLIYGLVRSVDFDSAWVLYEQMKGSALQPNVVTYSILISGYCKDLKLDCAMTLFDHMDVAPNVHCYTCLISAFYKNKRLADAVELFNRMLDSGITPDHVVFLSLIKNYSKGHELHLASMILTAMAKNGCNIDSDLFSTSSTSGPSKDLEHNLELLFNEILTSTMFPSNLAFDILIIALCEGGKTGLALLFMDRMLSYGCRPLLSTYNSLIKCLFQEGLVEGVKSIISFMQDQGVSPNLATYLIMVNQHCKYGDLVSAFELLEQMNERGLTPSVAIYDSIISFLCREKRLVEAETVFMGMLDAGVVPDEHVFGTIINGYSKSGRAIDACRWFDRMMMEFGIQPSSHSYTALINGLIKKNMTEKGCLCLGKMLKDGFVPDTVLYTALINQFCRKGEVGFALSLFNLMKRNNIEPDRITYLSLISGICRNISFRGRRYRDIRFQISKDRLYCLLDQKTLMPRDAYDSSEEINFLGLALKLIQEMKAIGLVPNLYHYNGIITGLCRAGRMQDAFDRLELMQKDGVRPNQVTYTILIDGYIRSGRMDHAITLFNMRNADGFVPDNVSYNTMIKGLCRAGRVLDALALSFSMLKRGFVPSNVSYGKLLYHLCLSSLSNLAFKVFEEMFIHGYVPSHFTCNWLLCVLYKENKLHEASKVFDMMHKRGRIPDEIVWRQFVETCYRRGESDLATMIVENCL, translated from the coding sequence ATGTTTCGGTCTGGTGATCATCCGGTCTTTTGGTGCTATAATCTTCTGATTGATGGGTTGTGCTTTGAGGGAAACTTAGATGAAGCCCTCCAAGTATTCTACTTAATGCTCCAGTCAGGAACTCGTCCCACAGCTCATTTGTACAAATCATTGCTGTATGCTTTTTGTAAGAGTGGTCAAGTTGAGGAGGCGGAGTTCCTATGTAGAGAAATGAGGTTGCAGGGCCTCCATCCAGATCGTGTGTACACTTCTCTTATTTATGATTGTTGCGAAGAAGGTAATATTGAGATGGCTAAGGGTCTTTTTCGAAGAATGCAGGACACAGGCTGTGAACCTGATGTTTATGCTTACAACACATTAATTTATGGACTTGTTAGGTcagttgattttgattctgcATGGGTGCTCTATGAACAGATGAAGGGGAGTGCATTGCAACCTAACGTGGTGACATACAGCATTCTGATTAGTGGATACTGTAAAGATCTGAAGCTAGATTGTGCAATGACCCTTTTTGACCACATGGATGTGGCTCCCAATGTGCATTGCTATACATGCTTAATCTCTGCCTTCTATAAGAACAAGCGGCTAGCAGATGCTGTTGAACTGTTTAATAGGATGCTGGATAGTGGCATCACTCCTGATCATGTCGTGTTCTTGTCTTTAATCAAGAACTATTCAAAAGGCCATGAACTTCATCTGGCTTCCATGATTTTGACAGCTATGGCTAAGAATGGTTGTAATATAGATAGTGATCTGTTTTCAACCTCTTCTACTTCTGGTCCAAGCAAGGATTTGGAGCATAATCTTGAGCTTCTCTTTAATGAGATATTGACGAGCACCATGTTTCCCTCCAATTTGGCCTTTGACATTCTCATAATTGCTTTGTGTGAAGGGGGGAAAACTGGTCTTGCATTGTTGTTCATGGATAGGATGCTCAGTTATGGATGCAGGCCTTTGCTTTCTACTTACAATTCCTTGATCAAATGTCTTTTCCAAGAGGGCCTGGTTGAGGGTGTGAAGTCCATCATAAGCTTTATGCAGGATCAGGGCGTATCTCCCAACCTAGCCACTTATTTGATTATGGTGAATCAACACTGCAAGTATGGAGATTTGGTGTCTGCCTTTGAGCTCTTGGAGCAGATGAATGAGAGGGGACTGACTCCTAGCGTTGCTATTTATGACTCAATTATTAGTTTTTTGTGCAGAGAGAAAAGATTGGTAGAGGCTGAGACAGTTTTCATGGGAATGCTTGATGCTGGTGTGGTTCCAGATGAACATGTCTTTGGCACAATAATTAATGGCTACTCTAAGAGTGGAAGAGCAATTGATGCTTGTCGTTGGTTTGACAGAATGATGATGGAGTTTGGTATTCAACCTAGTTCTCATTCTTACACTGCACTGATAAATGGACTTATCAAGAAAAACATGACTGAGAAGGGATGTCTATGTCTTGGTAAAATGTTGAAAGATGGGTTTGTGCCAGATACAGTACTTTACACCGCTCTAATAAACCAGTTTTGCAGAAAAGGAGAGGTTGGCTTTGCCCTTAGCTTATTCAATCTCATGAAGAGAAACAATATTGAACCTGATCGAATCACGTATCTTTCATTGATCAGTGGTATTTGCAGAAACATCTCATTTAGGGGTAGAAGATACCGTGATATAAGATTCCAAATATCAAAGGATAGGCTATACTGTTTGCTTGATCAAAAAACCTTAATGCCAAGAGACGCTTATGATTCCTCtgaagaaattaattttttaggaTTAGCATTGAAACTAATACAAGAAATGAAAGCAATTGGGCTAGTTCCCAATTTGTACCACTATAATGGAATCATAACAGGTCTTTGTCGGGCAGGTAGAATGCAAGATGCATTTGATCGGCTTGAGTTGATGCAGAAAGATGGCGTGAGACCCAATCAGGTGACTTACACCATATTAATTGATGGATATATCAGATCTGGTCGAATGGATCATGCTATAACATTATTCAACATGAGGAATGCGGATGGTTTTGTTCCAGATAACGTCTCATATAACACGATGATTAAAGGTCTTTGTAGGGCAGGAAGAGTACTTGATGCTTTAGCACTGTCCTTTTCAATGCTTAAGAGGGGCTTTGTACCAAGCAATGTTTCCTATGGGAAACTATTATACCATCTTTGTCTCAGTAGTTTGAGCAATCTCGCCTTCAAAGTATTTGAGGAAATGTTTATCCATGGCTATGTACCTTCCCATTTTACTTGTAACTGGTTGCTTTGTGTTCTATACAAAGAGAACAAACTGCATGAGGCTTCTAAGGTGTTTGATATGATGCATAAGAGAGGGAGGATTCCAGATGAAATAGTATGGAGACAGTTTGTTGAAACATGTTATAGGCGAGGGGAATCTGACTTGGCTACCATGATCGTGGAAAATTGCTTATGA
- the LOC122061903 gene encoding pentatricopeptide repeat-containing protein At5g62370-like isoform X1, with product MTPKRPRLCTLFFCKDNNRPRRPRRTLTTYHLHAEPLNLNPSSLAEEHMTHCLSLAERLNRRGLVSAAQGVLERIIKHSMSKQPLINAINFALLGGLQFNTQSCSLILRKFLCFGQPQLAAEFFVDKITSRGIFPTSSMLNSMIICYCRIGKLRDAIIHFDHLIRMGYFPGKKACSLLLRELCKQGRLQEAFDLFVQMFRSGDHPVFWCYNLLIDGLCFEGNLDEALQVFYLMLQSGTRPTAHLYKSLLYAFCKSGQVEEAEFLCREMRLQGLHPDRVYTSLIYDCCEEGNIEMAKGLFRRMQDTGCEPDVYAYNTLIYGLVRSVDFDSAWVLYEQMKGSALQPNVVTYSILISGYCKDLKLDCAMTLFDHMDVAPNVHCYTCLISAFYKNKRLADAVELFNRMLDSGITPDHVVFLSLIKNYSKGHELHLASMILTAMAKNGCNIDSDLFSTSSTSGPSKDLEHNLELLFNEILTSTMFPSNLAFDILIIALCEGGKTGLALLFMDRMLSYGCRPLLSTYNSLIKCLFQEGLVEGVKSIISFMQDQGVSPNLATYLIMVNQHCKYGDLVSAFELLEQMNERGLTPSVAIYDSIISFLCREKRLVEAETVFMGMLDAGVVPDEHVFGTIINGYSKSGRAIDACRWFDRMMMEFGIQPSSHSYTALINGLIKKNMTEKGCLCLGKMLKDGFVPDTVLYTALINQFCRKGEVGFALSLFNLMKRNNIEPDRITYLSLISGICRNISFRGRRYRDIRFQISKDRLYCLLDQKTLMPRDAYDSSEEINFLGLALKLIQEMKAIGLVPNLYHYNGIITGLCRAGRMQDAFDRLELMQKDGVRPNQVTYTILIDGYIRSGRMDHAITLFNMRNADGFVPDNVSYNTMIKGLCRAGRVLDALALSFSMLKRGFVPSNVSYGKLLYHLCLSSLSNLAFKVFEEMFIHGYVPSHFTCNWLLCVLYKENKLHEASKVFDMMHKRGRIPDEIVWRQFVETCYRRGESDLATMIVENCL from the coding sequence ATGACACCAAAGAGGCCTCGTCTATGTACTTTATTCTTCTGCAAGGACAACAATCGACCCAGAAGACCCAGAAGAACATTAACTACATATCATCTCCATGCTGAACCTCTGAACTTAAATCCATCATCACTGGCTGAAGAACACATGACTCATTGTTTATCTTTAGCAGAGCGGCTCAATAGGCGAGGCCTGGTTTCTGCTGCACAGGGAGTCCTCGAGCGCATCATCAAGCATTCAATGTCGAAGCAACCTTTAATCAATGCTATAAACTTCGCGCTTTTGGGTGGATTGCAGTTTAATACACAAAGCTGTAGCTTAATTCTGCGGAAGTTCCTGTGTTTTGGTCAGCCCCAATTAGCTGCAGAGTTTTTCGTTGATAAAATCACAAGCAGAGGTATTTTTCCCACCTCATCAATGCTAAACTCGATGATTATATGTTACTGTAGGATAGGAAAATTAAGGGACGCAATTATACATTTTGACCATCTCATTCGAATGGGTTATTTCCCTGGCAAGAAAGCTTGCAGTTTGTTACTTCGTGAGCTCTGTAAACAGGGAAGATTACAGGAGGCATTTGATCTTTTTGTCCAAATGTTTCGGTCTGGTGATCATCCGGTCTTTTGGTGCTATAATCTTCTGATTGATGGGTTGTGCTTTGAGGGAAACTTAGATGAAGCCCTCCAAGTATTCTACTTAATGCTCCAGTCAGGAACTCGTCCCACAGCTCATTTGTACAAATCATTGCTGTATGCTTTTTGTAAGAGTGGTCAAGTTGAGGAGGCGGAGTTCCTATGTAGAGAAATGAGGTTGCAGGGCCTCCATCCAGATCGTGTGTACACTTCTCTTATTTATGATTGTTGCGAAGAAGGTAATATTGAGATGGCTAAGGGTCTTTTTCGAAGAATGCAGGACACAGGCTGTGAACCTGATGTTTATGCTTACAACACATTAATTTATGGACTTGTTAGGTcagttgattttgattctgcATGGGTGCTCTATGAACAGATGAAGGGGAGTGCATTGCAACCTAACGTGGTGACATACAGCATTCTGATTAGTGGATACTGTAAAGATCTGAAGCTAGATTGTGCAATGACCCTTTTTGACCACATGGATGTGGCTCCCAATGTGCATTGCTATACATGCTTAATCTCTGCCTTCTATAAGAACAAGCGGCTAGCAGATGCTGTTGAACTGTTTAATAGGATGCTGGATAGTGGCATCACTCCTGATCATGTCGTGTTCTTGTCTTTAATCAAGAACTATTCAAAAGGCCATGAACTTCATCTGGCTTCCATGATTTTGACAGCTATGGCTAAGAATGGTTGTAATATAGATAGTGATCTGTTTTCAACCTCTTCTACTTCTGGTCCAAGCAAGGATTTGGAGCATAATCTTGAGCTTCTCTTTAATGAGATATTGACGAGCACCATGTTTCCCTCCAATTTGGCCTTTGACATTCTCATAATTGCTTTGTGTGAAGGGGGGAAAACTGGTCTTGCATTGTTGTTCATGGATAGGATGCTCAGTTATGGATGCAGGCCTTTGCTTTCTACTTACAATTCCTTGATCAAATGTCTTTTCCAAGAGGGCCTGGTTGAGGGTGTGAAGTCCATCATAAGCTTTATGCAGGATCAGGGCGTATCTCCCAACCTAGCCACTTATTTGATTATGGTGAATCAACACTGCAAGTATGGAGATTTGGTGTCTGCCTTTGAGCTCTTGGAGCAGATGAATGAGAGGGGACTGACTCCTAGCGTTGCTATTTATGACTCAATTATTAGTTTTTTGTGCAGAGAGAAAAGATTGGTAGAGGCTGAGACAGTTTTCATGGGAATGCTTGATGCTGGTGTGGTTCCAGATGAACATGTCTTTGGCACAATAATTAATGGCTACTCTAAGAGTGGAAGAGCAATTGATGCTTGTCGTTGGTTTGACAGAATGATGATGGAGTTTGGTATTCAACCTAGTTCTCATTCTTACACTGCACTGATAAATGGACTTATCAAGAAAAACATGACTGAGAAGGGATGTCTATGTCTTGGTAAAATGTTGAAAGATGGGTTTGTGCCAGATACAGTACTTTACACCGCTCTAATAAACCAGTTTTGCAGAAAAGGAGAGGTTGGCTTTGCCCTTAGCTTATTCAATCTCATGAAGAGAAACAATATTGAACCTGATCGAATCACGTATCTTTCATTGATCAGTGGTATTTGCAGAAACATCTCATTTAGGGGTAGAAGATACCGTGATATAAGATTCCAAATATCAAAGGATAGGCTATACTGTTTGCTTGATCAAAAAACCTTAATGCCAAGAGACGCTTATGATTCCTCtgaagaaattaattttttaggaTTAGCATTGAAACTAATACAAGAAATGAAAGCAATTGGGCTAGTTCCCAATTTGTACCACTATAATGGAATCATAACAGGTCTTTGTCGGGCAGGTAGAATGCAAGATGCATTTGATCGGCTTGAGTTGATGCAGAAAGATGGCGTGAGACCCAATCAGGTGACTTACACCATATTAATTGATGGATATATCAGATCTGGTCGAATGGATCATGCTATAACATTATTCAACATGAGGAATGCGGATGGTTTTGTTCCAGATAACGTCTCATATAACACGATGATTAAAGGTCTTTGTAGGGCAGGAAGAGTACTTGATGCTTTAGCACTGTCCTTTTCAATGCTTAAGAGGGGCTTTGTACCAAGCAATGTTTCCTATGGGAAACTATTATACCATCTTTGTCTCAGTAGTTTGAGCAATCTCGCCTTCAAAGTATTTGAGGAAATGTTTATCCATGGCTATGTACCTTCCCATTTTACTTGTAACTGGTTGCTTTGTGTTCTATACAAAGAGAACAAACTGCATGAGGCTTCTAAGGTGTTTGATATGATGCATAAGAGAGGGAGGATTCCAGATGAAATAGTATGGAGACAGTTTGTTGAAACATGTTATAGGCGAGGGGAATCTGACTTGGCTACCATGATCGTGGAAAATTGCTTATGA